CTGAATGCTTTGGTCGACCTCAACTTATATACCTTCCATACacaataaaatcatatatatggCTGTAAGTTGTGCCATCAACTTGGTTTACATGGATAGTGACATAATCTATGTATTTGAATTAAATGTGATACTTCTCTTCAGAATGTCCTTATATCCGTAGTGATGTTATGTGCACATATATTGTGGGAAATGATTAGCACCACTGTGGCTTCATATGTTTTTGAAGATATCATTAATATTCTGTTTTGCTTGTTTTTGCATTGCAGGCATGTGAGATTTTGTCAAAGCCACAAAAATCATTAGCATACTTGCTTGAGACATATTGTGGAGTGTCAACTGACAAAACTTTGCAGGTTTAAATACTTATTTATAAGTCTAACTTATTCTGATAACATGATTTCATGTGCAATATATACTTCAATAAACATATCGATGCATAACATTTAATAATCATGAGATTCTGGCCGAAAATTGTCTTTGCATGTCATTGGACTAATGAAGTTACTTTTTGACAGTCATGGTACCTAGTAGGCTTCCTTTTCACTGTCAAAAGGCAATTATGAAATTTGGGATCAGAAATCAGAATCAGTCCTTAGGGTAAATAGGGATTGGAATTGAGATCAACAAATTAGCTGGATATAGGGATGAAGTTTTAGTTAAAAGTGAATTataattcaaatttttttttcaaaagttaTGAAGTGTTAAAAATAAAGAAATGACTGTTCTTGTGCTTCTCTGCTGATCCTCCTTTTCACCTACTAGTTTCTCATCTTCTTCACTATCACTTGGTGGCAGATTAATCACCGGAAGAAGAGGGGGCCTGGGAGTTGGCCGGGAGTTTTGTCTTGACCATGAAAATCAGGATTACTAAATCTGAAAAAAGTATTGGAGTCATTCGGCGtataaaaacttttttttttttatagaacttTCAAGTGGCATTATTGTAGCCTTTAATGTGGATTTGTCTTGCATTTGAACCAGCAGTGATCAgtttttttaaatgatgatgtattCATTATTCTTtgggattatattattattattggaagtATATAATTACCAGATTGTTGGTGTAGACAGGGGATGAGCTCATCACTCGATCACATTTATCAAACACCGAAGTGGATGCTTTATTTATATGATCTCACTCTTTTGATGTTTATTACAAGCTAAAATGTTCTTTGGGATGTAGAATTGTGCATATTAAATCATTCCTAAGTGTATTGGCTGCTATATCCTGATGGGTTATATATGTCTGTGATACAGCGTGAAGATTGGAGACCGCGTCCTCTTTCAGCTGAAATGATTGAGTATGCTCGTAACGATGTTCACTATTTGTTATATATTGCTGACTGTTTGGTCTCTGAACTCAAGAGAAAAACCCCTGGTATGCATTTATTTTTTTCAGTCTGGATTGATGCTTGGAAGATTATTGTTTAGAAATTTAATGGTTTTGAGttataattttttgaatcaaTGAATTCCAAGCAAATGGCAAGGAACCTTACTAGGATGACTTAAGATGTTATTAATCTATCGTGGTTTTTGTATAGCTTGACAATGCTGTCCTGTCAGCTTGTTTTAACATGTTTTGTTATCAAGCATTGGTGCCTCCAAAACCATATTTAAAATATGTATGCATCCAAGGTTTGCCTTACTGGTTCGAACTGGCATGCCGATTGGTCGGTGGCAAGGTACGTGTCACCTCATACCGGTCGGTGTGTCGAGAGTTGGCATAGTGGTGCATGTCGATGGCACAGAGATAACCCCAAAAACCCCTTCAAAAATATCTGAACATTAGGAAAAAAACAACTtaaattagggtttttaagttggaaataattataaatttagtataatttaaaCAACAATATTCTAAATTATGAAAGAATGGTGGCTTATATCTTTTTAGGGTTTTGATGAGCAGTTTGGCGACATGTTCCAAACCATCCTTCctttgatattgaattatctaaaaaaaaatatttttagttgtTAAATTTCGAGTTGaactttaaaattcaaatgaatgaaGTAATAAATGGGTTGATCAATGGATAAATctggttctaccaccaaaaagaatgaTAGGACTCCACGGGCGATAGATtgaggtcctcgatcctatatatctgtatatcaatatgatatgtttggtgGACCCACTCCTGAAATTAATCCCACAGCATAGTATACTAATAGTTTGATACACTATATACCATCGGtgtatcaatgtggtgatggtcgtagtctgATCATAGTGAGCCACacgtgtccgaggcagctctaAAAGCAAGTACAATTATGACATGTATTAGTGTGGAGATTGGAGATTGCTTAAACTTCTATTTTCTCCACTAATCTACTGCTCTGTATCATATGATCGATCATCTTATTGCTCCTCGGAGAAGATTGACCAACTATCATTATATTGTTATTGGCTGTAAGATTCTTCATAATATGATAAGCTCAACTTTGTGTCTATGTCGTGTAGGCTCTAGTGTatctgctcaaaatcatccacTCTCTTCCCTTTCCCCCTCTCCTTCCCCTTTCCTATATAAATTTGACTAGTACCTTATCGAGCTTCATaatctgaatcttgggtgacaTGTATAAAATACTGCTTCTCGATCCATGCACAACCCTCAAACTATGTAGACGAGACCATCGACTCCGTTGTGTCATCGCCATCATCAGTCGAGACACTACTATCCATGTCGTTGTCATATCTACAGACGAAGTGGGTTGCTGAATGCGATTGAGAAGGTGTCTCATTGCTCGACTCGATTGCTGAATAAAGGGGTagaaaagggtttaaaaacccataAATCTTGTTCAAACTGTCAAATGGATCGTTTGAATTTAATAAATCCCAACCCTTCATCGGTGAAGGTCAAAATCCGATCGTTATCAATCGGTACAAGTCGGTAATGGTCAGATTTCAATCATTCCACTTGGTATAGTCCATATATCGAGCGATATAGGGTCATATGTCATGGAACGCCTGGTACAGGGTGGTCTGCATGCCAGTCCCTTGTCGAACCGGTATATATTGCCCGGTACACCATGGCATGGCGCACACTGTATGCATCTATGGTCTATGCATATCGTTATTTTCAATTTTCTATCTCTAGCCTAggtatacaaatttcatatttcaCATATAAGTTTGTTCAACTATCAGGATTGTTTGAATCTTTGATAACCATTTACTGAAGGAGTCCTTATTGTGGTTCTGCACTTCAATCAAAGGTTGACAACACATTTTATGCTTTTCTGGAACTTATTGTGGTGCATTGGGTGCTAAATGAGATACTTCAATTGTTTCTAAAATCTCTATTTTTGAATCCTCTAATCAGTTGATTTAGTTGGATGCAGTCTATTTGTCGTTGTGTATCTCAACCTCATCTAGTCATTAATGCATGCACATTTGTTATTTGTCTGTGTTTTTCCACTTTTATCAAGTAGAGTTATCATTGGTGTGTGTCCCATCTGATCAAATAAAAAGATCTGTCTATTTTCTACTGTGTAATGATGAATGAGAGACTTAGGATTGAATTTTACAATCTCTGAACATGCTTTCGCCAAAGAGCGCAAATTATTTGTGCAGTAAGCTAATGGGATATATTTACCTTTTtaactgaaaattaatttttccAAAGAATAAATTTTCATCTCCTGAGTTGTGATGATGAGATTGAGTATGTTCAATATTATTATTGTGTCTCTCTCAAAAGGCcatcattgttatgaaaattgtaGCATTGACATCATTTAGAAACTATTTAATCGGTAATCAGATCTTTCAGCTTCTCTGGATGACAAGTTGAATTTTTTCTTCGAGGCCAGTCATCGGTCAAACATGGTCTGCATGCAACTGTATGCCAAAGAAGTTGAATCTACCCCTGGGGCTTCTGCTGCAGCTTCTATATTGTCACGAAATTTGAACATTGTAGGGATCACATCCTGGAGAAGGTTGGAAATGAAGGTATTCTTTTCACGTTATTTCATATTGAACTCATTTATGCACTAAGTTGGTGTTCAACTCAAAAGTTTCTTTCTTCTGTTTTCCCAATTTCAGGATCTTATTTGGATATTCTGTGCATGGAGAGATTTAATGGTCAGTTCTATTATACTCAAAAGAGTATGATTTATAGTTTTCTTTTAAATTGTTTTCCTGTCGCTGTTTTATTCAAATAAATTTCTTTTCAGTAAAGCAGATACCATACTATTCTTTTACTTTCATAAGTTTCATGAAAAAATGAAACTATTTTGTCTGTTAACACTAACAAAACAAACTATGCATCAAGTGTGGGACTAAGTATGGTATTTTGGCATCCGTACAATGTTAAATATTCAGTAATTAGGCTATCCAACTTGCGTAGTATGTGCTGAGCTATGATTGTTCACAAGTTCTATATGACAAATCTCTTATTGAAGTAGATCAGTGATTAATGTCTGGCAGTACATTATTATTTTTACCGGCTTGATCAATGGATCAGGTTGCAGATCATACAGTTTCAAGAGGCATCTTGTATCTATTCAAAATCTTCTGAAGATGTTTCAAGAAAAGCTAAATTTTTTATATTGATCCAATTAAAAGGGTAAACACAGTGATAATTCTGCTGAATAATTGTTGGGGGGAACAATTCATTTTTTTAACACAACCATTCATGTGAAAATTATTATATGATCGTATTCTATTTTGAACCCTCAACATTTGGTTCGAAATAAAATATGATCATATTCTATTTGAATGTGTCCTCTAGCTTATTGCAAGGTCCTGAACTCGTATCCCACCTTCATCACTTATCCTTtgtcaaaaaaaacaaaaaaaacaaaagatcatATTCTATTTCTGGGCTCATGTCCTGCTCTTAATGTAAATTTGTATCCTAAAGAGTTAGAACTTACGATTTTTTTGTTATTGTTTTATTGTTGTATATTATATTTCTGCCAACTTTCCTATTTGAGAAAAGGATCTAAAATATTCCTTTGCATGCTGTATATTGATTTACCCTATGGGGATTTCTTCTGTTAGGTGGGATGGTTTGTCATCCTATGTGGGTTTCTTCTGTTCAGTGGGGATGGAAAAATGAATGGAAATATGTTTGGCAAAGTTGCCATATAGAAGTATGGGGGCATCTTGATACCTATATAACACAACATGGTGATGCCCGTATACAGGTCAGCCCAAGCCATAGATTGGGCTATCCATGTGTTAATATTGCCAGCATAGCTGAGTCAATGCGTATTGATACCTCTCTAGAACAACAATCTTTGATGGATGGGTTCGACCTGGTCTTGTTCCCTTTTGCTAGAGTATCCGAAAGAGAGAGATGATAGAATTTTGTGTTTGTTAAATCCAGAAGAAACTTTTGACAGTACATCACATAGGCTTTCCTCTTGGAGAATAGATGTTATTGCAAGTAGAGCAGCAGCTTTTGTTTCTAACACTAAtttttcttcatctttttttGGAAGTTTATAATCTCAAACTTCGTCTACTGttaatatttgtttttattttcttaatgagATGAAATTCAACTATGTACTTATCTAGTGTTGGCATGGTTTAGCACAGGGCTATTGATATAACACATACTGACTCGTGCTGGTCGATGTGACATTCCTTGCTTTGTACATCTTAGGGGCAGTAAGATTTTTATGTACAAGTTCATATTGTACATTGAGACACATTCTACTAATTGCAAACAAAGTTCACGTGATCCATTTCATGATGTATGACATTACATTATTTGGACAAtttcttgaaacatttttgttCTTGGCTGATTTGCAAACTGTCACACCTACTTATCAtgtattcatgataaatcatttataATATGCACATGGTGATACCGATAGCCATCATTAGtatgattatattatttaaaaacagGGATCTTTCTGTTTTTGACTTCTTTTTGCACTCTCTAGAGGTTTACATTTATTTATGTTTAGGATAATGAACCATATGTAGACCTGGACCAGTTTGGACCACCTTGGTTGGTTTACACTCGCACAGATATGGCTCATAGGTCTTCACTACATTAAGACTCACTTGGGACACCATAAAGCTAAGTAGTTACCAACTTGCTGCTGCCTCTTCTCATCAAAATTGATGCCAGaggacttttttttttcccctctctGAGAATCAATGGTGAACTTGGATTTGCTTTTTCTTACATTATCTCAGACTGATCATTTACACACACAACATTTCATGACACGATGGCAACTGTCCCTGGCAACCAGCAGGCACAGGGAGTGCGACTGAAAATGAAAATTAAAACCTTCACATTATACATAATTGAGACATGACAAAACCGTGTGAGTTTCTGATATTCTCTGGTGCATGATACATTCAATTTACATGCTTAATTTATTAGGTTTTACAATAACTAAACAACTTCACGTCATGCAAGTTTTCCCTTTGACCTTCTCTTGCCATGTCCACATACTAGAAAATCCAGTCGTTTGCACTGAATTATTTTTCTTTGTGTGTGAAGTTGACTAGTGTTCCTTATCTCATGTAACATTCCTATAGGTTTTTATTATGGTAGTGTTTCACAATGTTGCATCTTTTACTGAATTTTTGGAGCAATGTATTTTTCCTAATGCTTTGCTGCATTCTGCAGGCCCGAATTCATGATGAGAGCTTACGATATGTTCTATCAGATCAAGCCATAGCTGCTCTTGCTGTAAAAGCTCCAAAAAGTCCAACAGAAATATATGATGTCATATTACATGTTGATATAAGTAATGGTTTAAATGCTCATCCTGCCTTACCTTCACCATCACCTATTGCCAAGAATCATGTGGAAGATATTTGCATTCTCCTACAGGAAATGAACGCCAACATAGATGATGTTTTCAGAAGATTTTGGGACAAGCACCTAGATCATGCTCAGTGTTCTCCACTTTCAGCATACAACTATGGTCTTCTATCTGAAATCAGTCTGAAACATGCTGGTATGTCATTTTCAAAGCCAAGTGTTGAAAAGTTCACTCCAATGGTTGGCAAAAGAGCCTCCCGAGAGCTTTTTATTCAGAAATTCTCTTGCAAATCGCCAGTATACCATAATTGCAGGATCTATGCTAGTGATGGAAGATTGCTTTGTTATTGTGATCGAAGGAAACTGGAGTGGTTAGTGAACCTTGAACTTGGCATACCTGGTACATATTGCATTTAATTTTTTGATGCTTTTCTTTGTTATTCATTGTAGGTATGTGCAGCGAGATTTGGCAAGAATAGTAGAAGATGATCCTCCAGCAATTATGCTTCTTTTTGAACCAAAAGGCCGTCCAGAGGATGAAGATAATGAGTTCTATATTCAGAGTAAGAAAAACATGTGTGTTGGATGTGGGGAGAAAAGCCACTACATACGCTACAGAATAATACCATCCTGCTATAGAATGCACTTTCCTGAGCATTTGAAGAGCCACCgttctcatgatattgttttgctcTGTGTGGACTGCCACGAAGTAGCTCATTCTGCTGCTGAGAAGTATAAGAAGAAAGTAGCACAGGAATTTGGAATTCCTCTTTTTGTGCAAAAAATTGTTAATTTGGGAGAAAGCACAGTTGCTACTGTAGTCTCAACATCAGTGAACCCAACAGAAGAAACAGGTGTCGCTCCTTTGCAGTTACGAACTGCTGCTATGGCTCTCCTACGCCATGGATCCAACATGCCATCAGGAAGGCTTGAGGAATTGACGCAGGTTAGAACATTTTTAATATTTGATACCAACATTAGCATCAGTTGCAGTGTTTACATCTACTTAATGAGTGAGACATCTAAATTGAAAGTCACGTTCACATGCAAATTCTGAGAATTCCTTGCTCATATGAATAGATCCATTCCAGCTtataatagaaatcagaatgaTGGATGTCACGTTGCAAACACAAAACTAATAACTGTTTTGCCTTATGGATTTAGGACAAATAGGAGAAAATAGTTGCACTTCTCTCTGCAGAATTTCCTTGTCCAGAAATCCAGTGTTACAGAGCATTGGCATGCTTCCGTGCTAAAAAAATGTCGAGTTTTATCCAAGATTTTAAATTTTGTACCATACCTCCTGGTATGGACGGTATATACTGGTCCGCTAACCTATCAGCACGTAAACCGCCCGCTACCAGATTTTTTGCCctgtatcggacgatacggggcTGTACCGGgtggtaatggtcgaaatttcaTGTCATCTTCCTGAATTTGTAGATACTCAGGGTCCCACATACAACTCTGTAGATTCTGATATATTTGCTTATGCTAGAATAAGTCATTTATTATTTATACTGCCAATGGATGCACTTGAGCAAGTTGTCCTATATACAACTCTGTATTATTTCCTTTTGCATATTCATATGTATTTACTTATGCTAGCAAGCCATTGTTTATTGGTTCTGCCAACGGGTGCACTTGAGCAAGGGGTGAGTGTGACATGATGTTCCCTATGCAGATTGTGAAGACATACTTCGGTAGACAGGAAATTTCTGCAGAAGATCTGGAAGCTGCATTACTTGTTGGCATGAGTCCTCATGAGAGAAGACGGTTTGAGAAGAAAAGAGGGTTATCTTTTAGACATAATGAGcagaatattatatataatacatcAAGTGTTGCACAAACAGCTGAAGATAATGACAAAAAGAATGGTAGCATGTATGTTGCTGAGGGATCATCGGAATATATGTTTAAGAATACTGATAGCAGACGGAGAAGTTTGTCTAATTCATCCATGATTGATACAAGCAGTGCCTTGTTACTCAATAACAATACTACTGTTGCTAATAGCATACAAATTCTGGATAGAGTTCAGGAACTTGAACAAGAAATTTTTTCCAGTATGAATGAGGGCAATAAAAATGAGAATCCATCAGATGGGGCTAGAAGGAATCTGATACCTTCCATGTCTGAAGTTGCTTCTTCAGGAACTACAAAGAAGGTGTCACTTTTAGGACACGGACCACATGGGAAACATGTTGTAGAGCATTTACTATGCAAGTATGGAGAGGATGGAATTCAACAATTTTGTCAAAGGTGGAGAAAAGTGTTCGTTGATGCCATTCATCCCCGTTTTTTGCCATACGGTTGGGACATAATGCACAGGTAATCAATAgattagtttttcttttttcttttttttttccatgtgCACTACAGAAAGAAGGTTCTTATTCTTCTTATATCAGcatttattttttgaagaaaaTCTGGATTCATCTACAATTGGATAAGCAGGAAAACCATCACTTTATTTGTTTAAACACATCATATTGGCTCTCATATATAATATTGAAGATATTATGCTAGTGATCTTAATGTCCAGATCATCTTAGTCACTTCTATACAGTTTGTGCATTTGGTGAATCACTAAATCTTACAAATTCAGAATGTATATCAGGTATCTGCTTTCACATCAACTGCATTTACTGAGCCACAGTTGAAAATTTGAAAACCCATTTAAAACTGTAGAACAAATCAAAGACTGGTGATAATAATTTGAAATCCCCAACTTAATCCAAGATTTCTATGTTGACCGCTAACCCAGCCAAGTCTGGACATTTTGTGGAGAAGCCTGAAGATGATATTTCTTGGTTGTGTGTTTCACGATCAACTTCCCACTGGGTATCTGAGTTTTGATTCAACATAGACAACTTATTTTACAGTTTTTTGTTTTACTACTATAGATTTGCAATCTACATTGGTGACTTCCATTGCTTATTTGTTTGTATTACCAATAAAGCATACATTATAATTAATTGTGGTTTATGGTGGGAAATACCATTTTGGCAGACTTATGAACTGTTGTTAGAGAAGATTACTCGACCTGATCATCTTCCATGGGTAGGATCTTTTTTACACTTCAAAATAGAGCTCCTACCTTTCCGTTATATCCATATCCTCAACATTGTAATACAAAGCTCTTCCAGGAAAACCCATTCTCAATAAACTGCCTTTTAAAATAAACAACTACAACAGTGTCTTTAGTCTCAGCTTTTGTGATTAGCTGCATGATGGAGTTCCAGATTGGCTTATGCTTAGCTTAGGTGTTTTGAGTGTAATCCAGGTTCTAGGCTGAGTTCCATATATTTTCATGTCAAGCATTTAGTGTCTAGAATATTTTTTGTaggaattaaattattaattttgatatcttTGAAAAAGGACTAATCAGATCACTAGGTTAAATTTCTAGTCAAAGCAGGGATTAGGTGTAACAAGAATATACTCACGATTCTGcttcaaagaaagaagaaaaaaaaggtccTTTTCCTCGATCTCTACTTTCAGCAGCACACTCTTTTGAGGGTAAAATTCATGTAGCTATTGACAATTGATTAGATCAGAAAGATACCTCATTGAGTATGTAAGTAGTTGTTCTTTGTCCTGCGTCAATTTGGTTTTGGATGATATAAAACAAATTGGAATGTCTTTCTAAATTCTGTCTTGATTATCTCTTCTTATCTTATCTTGTTTAAAGGAGAAAAGGATTAATATTATGATATTGCTATTCAGTACAAAACAAATGTagtgatatttttttttcttgagctTACCATTAAATTTAGTAGTTAGTATATATGTTGAGGgttatttcataatattttttattcactttttgTCTTTTTTTGGTTTTCTTCTTGTAATGTTTTGTACTGAATTAGTTTGGTCTTCTTGGATGCTCTACATGCTTTCTCTAGCACATGTATGAAAAACTTTGAACTGCTCTTGCGCAAACACAGTGCCCCTTTTCCACTATTGAGAGATAAAAGGGATCATGTTCTCCTTTTGGTTTTCACTGCCAAAAAAATTGTGAAATGCATTTCACTGTTAATAGTATAACCATGGAATACAAGCTGTGCAACCTTGATTCGGTTGTCATGTTTTTCTGTGTGACTGTTGTAAAGAGTTGGATTATAGTCATCAGAGTTTCACCCTAGACTTGAGTTGGTGCTGTTTCAAGAACCAATTCTCCTGATATTTTAGTTTTCACAGACGGTCATTATCTGCAGTGTAGACAAAAGTGTAATGTTGCAAGCGGGTGAGATGCATCTTTGGTTTTATTGATacattattttttccttttcctttttgtttcttcTGGCAGTGGACGTCGAGATTTTGGCGAGTACAGTGTTTATAGCCCTGCAAAAAGGGCTGTTCAAGATGCCAACGTTTTGGACTAGACTTATCTGCCCAGGTACTTAAACATTTCTTCTGCACCGGAGATCTCGGCAGTCTGGTTGGACATTCTTAATCTCTAAGTTACGAGGTGAGAGACTAAATTGGTCGAGTTCATTGTGCATTGTATCTTTGTCTTGTTCAATGGTTATGACCTTGATAAACCGTGATCTGCGCATGAAAAACTCTTGAGCTTTGTGGCGGGCGGAAGTAGTTAAAAATGCAGGTGATATGATCAGAACTTAACATAtccaatcaaatcataaataacaaatgatGATGAGTCAATCAATCAACATGGGACATCATCCAAGCTTGTCTATATGTGACACCACTTGAATGTATCCAATCATCACGACAACCATCGGTCAGCCTGGGGCTCATAAAAAAAAGATAGGCCTTTTCAGGTatgtacttaattcatttgagccTTTGTTAACTTATGCAGGGGTTTTGTTGGGCATTCTCGTGAAATTTGCAACTGATGATGTAATTTATTCTGAAAGATCCTTTTGATGCAGAAGCTAATTCTGAgctggacaaaaaaaaaaaaaagacaaaacagACACCACCAGGACAGGGAACAAGCATTAGGTTCAATTCTAGCAGTATATCTATCATGGTTTAACATGAAAAGAAAACCTATGGCGATGATATGTGCCAATCAAGTCAGGCCATCATTATCTATAAATTATCTTTCTTTAATTAATTGCAGTACCAGATGCAACACAACATTCAATATATCATGTAAATACATTATATACGTACCAGATCCCATGATCTATCTAATTGTATATCGATGCTAATTTTATCTAGCTACTAATAAAGAAATTAAACGATTGAAACTTAAGACTATGCCACGGTCACTAGCTAAGCTGATTTACTAATCTCAAGACTGAAGGGAAATTCAAAGACATTTGATTCTACCCTACCAAAATGATGAGAACTGACAAACGTGATGTAATATTTCATAGAGGAACTTTCTAGTTCCTCAAGGAATTGAGACCATGAATAAGGCTTGAAGGACTTAAAAACAGTTTTCTTCATCCACACTGAGCATATGAGCTTTTGTTAAATGCTACCAGAAAAGAAATGATAAATCAAAAAGTATATAACTACTTAAAATTACAATTAAAGAAACATATGACCAGAGAAAATCACAACCTTAAAGTCTTCCTTCCGTCTAACAGATGGCAATAGTTACAGTTTGGC
Above is a genomic segment from Musa acuminata AAA Group cultivar baxijiao chromosome BXJ3-4, Cavendish_Baxijiao_AAA, whole genome shotgun sequence containing:
- the LOC135637208 gene encoding protein RRP6-like 3 isoform X1, giving the protein MEAAIGIETINALVAIVCVAAFFVAASSVRRWRRRRRQRTFGGNCSSELEDKPQNRFKRVLADNSYSPFKHFKREGKEKEISLRMHPFADEIASLLEHPPLTTFMTNHEYSDMSNSYVWIDTEHQLDLLARLLSKERVFAVDTEQHSLRSFLGFTALMQISTQKEDYLIDTIALHDAMGILRSVFADSSICKVFHGADNDVLWLQRDFHIYVVNMFDTAKACEILSKPQKSLAYLLETYCGVSTDKTLQREDWRPRPLSAEMIEYARNDVHYLLYIADCLVSELKRKTPDLSASLDDKLNFFFEASHRSNMVCMQLYAKEVESTPGASAAASILSRNLNIVGITSWRRLEMKDLIWIFCAWRDLMVSSIILKRARIHDESLRYVLSDQAIAALAVKAPKSPTEIYDVILHVDISNGLNAHPALPSPSPIAKNHVEDICILLQEMNANIDDVFRRFWDKHLDHAQCSPLSAYNYGLLSEISLKHAGMSFSKPSVEKFTPMVGKRASRELFIQKFSCKSPVYHNCRIYASDGRLLCYCDRRKLEWYVQRDLARIVEDDPPAIMLLFEPKGRPEDEDNEFYIQSKKNMCVGCGEKSHYIRYRIIPSCYRMHFPEHLKSHRSHDIVLLCVDCHEVAHSAAEKYKKKVAQEFGIPLFVQKIVNLGESTVATVVSTSVNPTEETGVAPLQLRTAAMALLRHGSNMPSGRLEELTQIVKTYFGRQEISAEDLEAALLVGMSPHERRRFEKKRGLSFRHNEQNIIYNTSSVAQTAEDNDKKNGSMYVAEGSSEYMFKNTDSRRRSLSNSSMIDTSSALLLNNNTTVANSIQILDRVQELEQEIFSSMNEGNKNENPSDGARRNLIPSMSEVASSGTTKKVSLLGHGPHGKHVVEHLLCKYGEDGIQQFCQRWRKVFVDAIHPRFLPYGWDIMHSGRRDFGEYSVYSPAKRAVQDANVLD
- the LOC135637208 gene encoding protein RRP6-like 3 isoform X2, producing MEAAIGIETINALVAIVCVAAFFVAASSVRRWRRRRRQRTFGGNCSSELEDKPQNRFKRVLADNSYSPFKHFKREGKEKEISLRMHPFADEIASLLEHPPLTTFMTNHEYSDMSNSYVWIDTEHQLDLLARLLSKERVFAVDTEQHSLRSFLGFTALMQISTQKEDYLIDTIALHDAMGILRSVFADSSICKVFHGADNDVLWLQRDFHIYVVNMFDTAKACEILSKPQKSLAYLLETYCGVSTDKTLQREDWRPRPLSAEMIEYARNDVHYLLYIADCLVSELKRKTPASLDDKLNFFFEASHRSNMVCMQLYAKEVESTPGASAAASILSRNLNIVGITSWRRLEMKDLIWIFCAWRDLMVSSIILKRARIHDESLRYVLSDQAIAALAVKAPKSPTEIYDVILHVDISNGLNAHPALPSPSPIAKNHVEDICILLQEMNANIDDVFRRFWDKHLDHAQCSPLSAYNYGLLSEISLKHAGMSFSKPSVEKFTPMVGKRASRELFIQKFSCKSPVYHNCRIYASDGRLLCYCDRRKLEWYVQRDLARIVEDDPPAIMLLFEPKGRPEDEDNEFYIQSKKNMCVGCGEKSHYIRYRIIPSCYRMHFPEHLKSHRSHDIVLLCVDCHEVAHSAAEKYKKKVAQEFGIPLFVQKIVNLGESTVATVVSTSVNPTEETGVAPLQLRTAAMALLRHGSNMPSGRLEELTQIVKTYFGRQEISAEDLEAALLVGMSPHERRRFEKKRGLSFRHNEQNIIYNTSSVAQTAEDNDKKNGSMYVAEGSSEYMFKNTDSRRRSLSNSSMIDTSSALLLNNNTTVANSIQILDRVQELEQEIFSSMNEGNKNENPSDGARRNLIPSMSEVASSGTTKKVSLLGHGPHGKHVVEHLLCKYGEDGIQQFCQRWRKVFVDAIHPRFLPYGWDIMHSGRRDFGEYSVYSPAKRAVQDANVLD
- the LOC135637208 gene encoding protein RRP6-like 3 isoform X4 encodes the protein MHPFADEIASLLEHPPLTTFMTNHEYSDMSNSYVWIDTEHQLDLLARLLSKERVFAVDTEQHSLRSFLGFTALMQISTQKEDYLIDTIALHDAMGILRSVFADSSICKVFHGADNDVLWLQRDFHIYVVNMFDTAKACEILSKPQKSLAYLLETYCGVSTDKTLQREDWRPRPLSAEMIEYARNDVHYLLYIADCLVSELKRKTPDLSASLDDKLNFFFEASHRSNMVCMQLYAKEVESTPGASAAASILSRNLNIVGITSWRRLEMKDLIWIFCAWRDLMVSSIILKRARIHDESLRYVLSDQAIAALAVKAPKSPTEIYDVILHVDISNGLNAHPALPSPSPIAKNHVEDICILLQEMNANIDDVFRRFWDKHLDHAQCSPLSAYNYGLLSEISLKHAGMSFSKPSVEKFTPMVGKRASRELFIQKFSCKSPVYHNCRIYASDGRLLCYCDRRKLEWYVQRDLARIVEDDPPAIMLLFEPKGRPEDEDNEFYIQSKKNMCVGCGEKSHYIRYRIIPSCYRMHFPEHLKSHRSHDIVLLCVDCHEVAHSAAEKYKKKVAQEFGIPLFVQKIVNLGESTVATVVSTSVNPTEETGVAPLQLRTAAMALLRHGSNMPSGRLEELTQIVKTYFGRQEISAEDLEAALLVGMSPHERRRFEKKRGLSFRHNEQNIIYNTSSVAQTAEDNDKKNGSMYVAEGSSEYMFKNTDSRRRSLSNSSMIDTSSALLLNNNTTVANSIQILDRVQELEQEIFSSMNEGNKNENPSDGARRNLIPSMSEVASSGTTKKVSLLGHGPHGKHVVEHLLCKYGEDGIQQFCQRWRKVFVDAIHPRFLPYGWDIMHSGRRDFGEYSVYSPAKRAVQDANVLD